Proteins co-encoded in one Coxiella burnetii genomic window:
- a CDS encoding GIY-YIG nuclease family protein: MEESFVYILASQRNGTLYVGSTSDLIKRIWEHKNNVIPGFTSKYNVHQLVYYEVHQTIMKAAQRERRFKNWCRKWKLNLIEKNNPTWRDLYDEICS, translated from the coding sequence ATGGAAGAAAGTTTTGTTTATATCTTAGCCAGCCAACGTAATGGAACTTTGTACGTAGGCTCAACGTCCGATTTAATCAAAAGGATATGGGAACATAAAAATAATGTTATTCCAGGATTTACTTCGAAATATAATGTGCATCAATTGGTTTATTACGAGGTCCATCAAACTATAATGAAGGCTGCACAACGTGAAAGACGATTTAAAAATTGGTGTAGAAAATGGAAATTAAATCTTATTGAAAAAAACAATCCAACATGGCGTGACTTATATGACGAAATCTGCTCCTAA